The DNA sequence GTTCTTGGCCAACGCCTCTTCGACCCGGTTGATGTTGATTCGGCTGCCGGTGTGTTCTTCGAGCCACATCCTGCCGCCGCCACCGCCGCAGCAGAAACCCTGGTTGCGGTTGCGCTCGAATTCTAGTGGCTGCTTGCCGGTGGCTTGTGCCAGGGCGTTTCTCGGTTGGTCGTAGATGTTGTTGTGCCGTCCGAGGTAGCAGGAGTCGTGGAAGATGATCCTGCCGAGGGCTTCGCCTTGGTTGGTCGTCTTGAGCTTGCCTTCGCTCATGAGTTGGTCGAGCAGTTGGCCGTGGTGGATGACTTCGAGTTCGATGCCATACTGGCGGTAGTCGTTTTTTAAGGTGGAGAAGCAGTGCGGGCACTGGGTGATGATCTTCTTGACCCCACGCTCCTGAAAGAGCCGGACGTTCTCTTGGGCCATCTTGTCGAAGGCGTATTCGTTGCCGAGTCTTCGTAAAGAGTCGCCGCAGCACTGTTCATCCTTGCCGAGGATGCCCCAGGAGATGCCGGCAGCATCTAATAATGTGGCGATGGCGACGGTGACCTGTTTCTGTCTGGAGTCAAAGGAGCCGGCACAGCCGACGTAGAAGAGATATTCGGTTTTGCCTTGTTCGAAGGGGGTGACGTTCATGGTGCTGGCCCATTTGCCCCGCTCGGTGGGGGCGATTCCCCAGGGGTTGCTCCTGCCTTCCATGTTCTCGAAGAGATTCAACAGTTCTTCGGGGAAGCTGGCCTGCATTTCGACCAGGTAGCGTCTCATTTTGATGATCTTGGGCATCTGTTCGATGAAGACCGGACATTGCTCTAAACAGGCGCCGCAGGTAGTGCAGGACCAGATGGTCTCTTCGGTATTGCTCCCCTCCCCTTCGCCGTCGATGAGGGGCTTAGTGGGGGTCTTGCCGTTTCTGATCTCTTGGGCAACGGCCATGAGGTTGGCTTTTAAGCTGTGGACGACCTGGCGCGGGTTTAACGATTTGCCGGTGGCATTGGCCGGGCAGGCAGCCTGGCATCTGCCGCATTCGGTGCAGGAGAAGGAGTCGAACAGGTCTTTCCAGGTGAAGTCGTCTATTTTGCCGACGCCGTAGCTGTTGCCAGGGGCAAACTGTTCACGGGTCGGGATCGATACCGGTTCGAGGTTTCTCAGGAAGCAGTTGGGGATGGCGGTGATGATGTGCATGTGCTTGCTGACCGGCAGGAAGCAGATGAAGGCGATGAGCACTCCGGCATGGAGCCACCAGGACCAGGTGGCAAAGGGAAAGAGCTGGTCGGCCAGCGGTGAGTTCTTAAGCAGGGTGGCCACAAAGGATGAAACCGGCATGTAGCTGTGGCTCTGGCCCATGACGGCCAGGAGTGCGCCGTGGAGGCCGAAGTAGGCAAGCATCAACAGGGCGATGCAGGAGAGAATGAAGAAGCCTTCGAAGCTTCGGGCCTTGACGTATCTGCTGTCGAGGTAGTCTGGTTTGAAGATGAGCCTCCTGCCAAAGGAGAGGGTTATGGCAACCAGGGTGGCGGCCGAGACCAGGT is a window from the Geoanaerobacter pelophilus genome containing:
- a CDS encoding (Fe-S)-binding protein, with the protein product MTPNPILFAALLVPALLFFCYSLWRRLSLVRLGQPENRFDQPGVRIHEMLLYAFGQKRVVAKPFGINHFVIFWSFMVLLIANGAFILEGLIPGFSLEALPKPLHQSLMLLFDLVSAATLVAITLSFGRRLIFKPDYLDSRYVKARSFEGFFILSCIALLMLAYFGLHGALLAVMGQSHSYMPVSSFVATLLKNSPLADQLFPFATWSWWLHAGVLIAFICFLPVSKHMHIITAIPNCFLRNLEPVSIPTREQFAPGNSYGVGKIDDFTWKDLFDSFSCTECGRCQAACPANATGKSLNPRQVVHSLKANLMAVAQEIRNGKTPTKPLIDGEGEGSNTEETIWSCTTCGACLEQCPVFIEQMPKIIKMRRYLVEMQASFPEELLNLFENMEGRSNPWGIAPTERGKWASTMNVTPFEQGKTEYLFYVGCAGSFDSRQKQVTVAIATLLDAAGISWGILGKDEQCCGDSLRRLGNEYAFDKMAQENVRLFQERGVKKIITQCPHCFSTLKNDYRQYGIELEVIHHGQLLDQLMSEGKLKTTNQGEALGRIIFHDSCYLGRHNNIYDQPRNALAQATGKQPLEFERNRNQGFCCGGGGGRMWLEEHTGSRININRVEEALAKNPDTVCVACPYCLTMFEDGLKDKQSSQTKVKDLAEIIAETVRG